Proteins encoded together in one Gigantopelta aegis isolate Gae_Host chromosome 8, Gae_host_genome, whole genome shotgun sequence window:
- the LOC121379161 gene encoding uncharacterized protein LOC121379161 yields the protein MEVVKAVQEYLHKNVLTKDMKWWVQFRKPENIMKHQDTFLYCEILLYVMAFLTLVHAIRNGGRFWWLWVAALFHGLTVECVSYFLPEIDNFWHAQSMVMLIGQRLPFHIVLLYPAFYYIASVAVSHMNLRWWAEPFAVGLSVVLLDVPYDIMGVKLLWWTWHDDDPNIFDRHYWVPWTSYYFHATFAAGFTFVFHGLRSFCSQPHKFQSSGFIPEFIVAVMTGVLAMPCGMVQFLPVYHPLHDLYHIHTEVCVLLLLAAYLLIVWSADRVRFQEGRPAGSRYKFNEVTLAVFLHYLLYIYLVIKAEPNKIRSLGFHQPVGSCTSEPVAVQTPFGHTLQKQKYLCVEKYSEDYFDFHCVKKPPVINQEWYTICGTPFVNHVEYILVVAAFCVLGLFWYWQLLFRSGVLPRSKVAHRKLHRE from the exons ATGGAAGTTGTGAAAGCGGTTCAAGAATATTTGCACAAAAATGTGCTAACCAAA GACATGAAATGGTGGGTCCAATTCCGGAAACCTGAAAATATTATGAAGCATCAAGATACCTTCCTATATTGTGAGATTCTTCTGTATGTGATGGCATTTTTAACCTTGGTCCATG CTATCCGCAATGGTGGTAGGTTCTGGTGGCTATGGGTTGCAGCATTGTTTCATGGCCTGACAGTGGAATGTGTGAGTTACTTCCTGCCGGAAATCGATAACTTCTGGCATGCCCAGAGCATGGTCATGCTGATAGGACAACGGCTGCCATTCCATATAGTTCTTCTGT ATCCAGCCTTTTACTACATAGCATCAGTAGCCGTGTCGCATATGAATCTACGCTGGTGGGCTGAACCATTTGCGG TTGGTTTAAGTGTGGTGCTGTTGGACGTTCCTTACGACATCATGGGTGTGAAGCTGTTGTGGTGGACGTGGCACGATGATGATCCCAACATCTTCGACCGCCACTATTGGGTTCCGTGGACCAGCTACTACTTCCACGCAACCTTCGCAGCTGGCTTTACATTCGTCTTCCATGGCCTTCGCAGCTTCTGCAGCCAGCCACACAAGTTCCAGTCCTCTGG GTTCATTCCTGAGTTTATTGTGGCGGTGATGACCGGAGTTCTGGCCATGCCGTGTGGCATGGTTCAGTTTCTGCCGGTGTACCATCCTCTACACGACCTGTACCACATCCACACTGAGGTGTGCGTTCTCCTGCTGCTCGCCGCTTATCTCCTCATCGTGTGGAGTGCCGACAGGGTGCGATTCCAAGAGGGACGGCCTGCCGGGTCCAGGT ATAAATTTAATGAGGTAACGTTGGCTGTGTTCCTGCACTACCTTCTATACATTTACTTGGTGATCAAGGCTGAACCAAACAAGATTCGGTCTTTGGGTTTCCATCAACCTGTGGGATCGTGTACATCAGAGCCTGTTGCTGTGCAGACGCCATTTGGACAT acacttcaaaaacagaaatatttgtGTGTGGAAAAGTACTCTGAAGATTATTTTGACTTTCACTGTGTGAAAAAGCCTCCAGTGATAAACCAGGAATGGTACACCATCTGTGGAACTCCATTTGTAAACCATGTAGAATACATCCTTGTGGTTGCAGCATTCTGTGTGCTTGGTCTGTTCTGGTACTGGCAACTTCTGTTCAGATCCGGGGTATTACCACGGTCAAAGGTGGCCCACAGGAAGTTACATAGAGAATGA